From one Haloterrigena gelatinilytica genomic stretch:
- a CDS encoding DegT/DnrJ/EryC1/StrS family aminotransferase, whose protein sequence is MCDEIPLFEIPWDENDVTNAVDSLTRGSYWANGPYIEEFERGLEEYLGIEHAITVNSGTTALVAALTAHGIGEGDEVIVPSFTFIATANAVRLVGARPVFADIERETYGIDPEHAATLITDDTAAIVPVHPYGAPCEVGLLEDIAADADVALIEDAAEAFGSDYRGRTLGTIGDSAALSFCQNKVLPTGEGGAVVTDDDDVARRLDRFRSHGRASEDYFDSSDSGEYVSLGTNVRMSDLVASIGCSQLEKVEDHIANRRRVATRLSEGLADVDGVEPHTAGGRGRHVYQLYTVSFDESVDRDVVIDTLSSRGISSKIYWEPAVHLTQSYRDEYGYQPGSLPVTEEVAGRVLSLPMHPELSADQIDRITSAVETGVERGREVETADRPRPSN, encoded by the coding sequence ATGTGCGACGAAATTCCGTTATTCGAAATTCCGTGGGACGAAAACGACGTGACCAACGCCGTCGATTCGCTCACTCGTGGCTCCTACTGGGCGAACGGGCCGTACATCGAGGAGTTCGAGCGCGGACTCGAGGAGTACCTCGGCATCGAGCACGCGATAACGGTCAACTCCGGGACGACGGCGCTGGTCGCCGCGCTGACGGCACACGGAATCGGCGAGGGCGACGAGGTGATCGTCCCCTCGTTTACGTTCATCGCGACGGCGAACGCCGTCCGACTCGTCGGTGCGCGACCGGTATTCGCCGACATCGAACGGGAGACGTACGGGATCGATCCGGAGCACGCCGCGACGCTGATAACCGACGATACGGCCGCGATCGTGCCCGTCCATCCGTACGGCGCCCCCTGCGAGGTCGGGCTGCTCGAGGATATCGCCGCCGACGCAGACGTGGCGCTGATCGAGGACGCCGCCGAGGCGTTCGGATCCGATTACCGCGGCCGCACGCTGGGGACGATCGGCGACTCCGCCGCGCTGAGTTTCTGTCAGAACAAGGTCCTGCCGACCGGCGAGGGCGGAGCCGTCGTCACCGACGACGACGACGTCGCTCGCCGACTCGACCGGTTTCGCTCGCACGGTCGGGCCTCGGAGGACTACTTCGACTCGAGCGATAGCGGCGAGTACGTCAGCCTGGGAACGAACGTCCGAATGTCGGATCTCGTCGCGAGCATCGGCTGTTCCCAACTCGAGAAGGTCGAAGACCACATCGCGAACCGACGGCGCGTCGCGACGCGCCTCTCCGAGGGACTCGCGGACGTCGACGGCGTCGAACCCCACACGGCGGGCGGTCGCGGCCGGCACGTCTACCAGCTCTATACCGTTTCCTTCGACGAAAGCGTCGATCGAGACGTCGTTATCGACACGTTATCTTCCCGGGGTATCTCGTCGAAAATCTACTGGGAGCCGGCCGTTCATCTGACGCAGAGCTACCGCGACGAGTACGGCTACCAACCGGGTTCGCTCCCCGTCACGGAGGAAGTCGCGGGACGCGTTCTCTCGCTACCGATGCACCCGGAACTCTCCGCGGATCAGATCGACCGTATCACGTCGGCCGTCGAGACCGGCGTCGAACGCGGGCGGGAAGTCGAGACGGCGGATCGACCCAGACCGTCGAACTGA